A window from Nitrospinota bacterium encodes these proteins:
- a CDS encoding glucose-1-phosphate thymidylyltransferase codes for MKDINLFFSDLKEPYSEIFADCERVWDPLKTLGSILEKLLNQKAQSGSYVSHLQGVKTTLDSSSFHRGGKGIYVENWIEMAEPVYLKELDIFIGKGTQLEPSAIIKGPAIIGEDCDIRQGAYIRGNALIGNHCVIGHTTELKNSIIMDHTEAGHFNYIGDSIIGSHVNLGAGSKLANLQFRSADEKLKGYIKPINIPLDSETLDTGMEKLGAVIGDNAELGCNAIICPGTLVGKEVWVYPGLTLPKGYYQANARVVPKDRKPRSV; via the coding sequence GTGAAAGATATAAACCTGTTTTTTTCAGACTTGAAAGAACCATACAGCGAGATCTTTGCAGATTGCGAAAGAGTGTGGGACCCTTTGAAAACATTGGGTTCCATATTGGAAAAGCTATTAAATCAAAAAGCTCAAAGTGGATCCTATGTATCCCATTTGCAGGGTGTGAAAACCACCCTGGATTCATCCAGTTTTCACCGGGGTGGTAAGGGCATTTATGTTGAAAACTGGATTGAAATGGCTGAGCCTGTTTATTTGAAAGAACTGGATATATTCATTGGCAAGGGAACCCAGTTAGAACCTTCGGCCATAATAAAAGGACCCGCAATAATAGGCGAAGATTGCGACATCAGGCAAGGGGCCTATATACGAGGAAACGCGCTGATTGGCAACCACTGTGTGATAGGCCATACAACAGAATTAAAAAACAGCATTATCATGGATCATACTGAAGCCGGACATTTCAATTACATTGGCGACAGCATCATTGGAAGCCATGTGAACCTTGGCGCTGGATCGAAACTGGCCAATCTGCAATTTAGAAGTGCTGATGAAAAGCTCAAGGGCTACATAAAACCTATCAACATTCCCCTCGATTCTGAAACCCTGGACACCGGAATGGAAAAACTGGGCGCAGTGATCGGCGACAACGCGGAGCTTGGTTGTAATGCTATTATCTGCCCAGGTACATTGGTCGGGAAAGAAGTCTGGGTCTACCCAGGCCTGACCCTCCCCAAAGGCTATTACCAAGCCAACGCCAGGGTCGTTCCGAAAGATCGAAAACCCAGATCAGTATAA
- a CDS encoding ShlB/FhaC/HecB family hemolysin secretion/activation protein, whose amino-acid sequence MSEMLNFRFRFAVKNYGRCSNWGQTQKLDFSRVLQVGFCVFLWWSSMASLSNAQITPQGRDQTYKQAAPGRFEERFKKQELPQSQVVPVKPDSLKPVFPAEMRKVKFLLQRMIIKGSTIYDKRNFSRLFRKYLHRRINLEQVYNIAQEITNMYRSDGYILSKAVVPPQKIEEGIVQIDVIEGFVDRVAIQGQVRGPRKLLNNYRRALLKSRPLKARDLERYLLLVDDLPGVSVKSVLTPSRFKQGATNLTLILNNKNYDGSLGIDNRGTKFNGPIQINAGVSGNSFLKFYERMGLQGVVTSNPDELSFFSGFYEKPISSEGTKLYFSGSISNSEPGSSLKDFEVVGESKTFTLRISHPFIRSRSENFNGYFGYTNRDTETEILGQLDSEDRLRIFNLGMSYDFVDKYRGVNLVSFNLSRGLDIFDSTETGSENLTRSAGHSDFTKITGEALRLQQLAPSWMLLGSLSWQYSFDKLLASEEFGVGGAQYGRAYDSSEITGDQGLAFKFELQKAFQPKKKYLRGLQAYTFFDYGKVWNRIETATGSKTQDIYSMGLGVRFNLTDVISGYVEWNKPLDEDVSSEGSKDGRAFFSLSAKF is encoded by the coding sequence ATGTCAGAAATGCTTAACTTTAGGTTCCGGTTTGCCGTTAAGAACTACGGTAGGTGTTCGAACTGGGGTCAGACGCAAAAACTTGATTTTAGCAGGGTACTGCAGGTGGGTTTTTGCGTTTTCCTTTGGTGGAGTTCTATGGCATCGCTATCCAACGCTCAAATTACTCCCCAGGGACGAGATCAGACATATAAGCAAGCGGCTCCAGGTCGGTTTGAGGAAAGATTCAAAAAACAGGAGCTTCCGCAATCTCAGGTGGTGCCTGTAAAGCCCGACAGCTTGAAGCCCGTTTTCCCGGCCGAGATGAGGAAAGTAAAATTTCTTCTTCAAAGAATGATCATTAAGGGCTCAACGATTTATGACAAACGAAACTTTTCCCGGTTATTTAGAAAATACCTGCACCGAAGAATAAATCTTGAGCAGGTTTATAATATTGCCCAAGAGATCACAAATATGTATCGCTCCGATGGATACATTCTTTCCAAGGCGGTCGTGCCTCCTCAAAAAATTGAGGAAGGTATTGTTCAAATTGATGTGATTGAGGGTTTTGTCGACAGGGTAGCTATTCAAGGCCAGGTACGTGGACCAAGAAAGCTTCTCAATAATTATCGCAGGGCATTATTAAAGTCTCGTCCTTTAAAGGCAAGGGATCTTGAGAGGTATTTATTATTGGTGGATGACCTGCCGGGTGTTTCAGTCAAGTCTGTTCTTACTCCTTCCAGGTTCAAACAGGGTGCCACCAACCTGACATTGATTCTTAATAATAAAAACTATGACGGAAGCTTAGGTATAGACAATCGTGGTACTAAATTTAACGGACCCATACAGATTAATGCGGGGGTGTCTGGCAACTCGTTCCTCAAATTTTATGAGCGCATGGGCTTGCAGGGAGTAGTGACCAGTAATCCGGATGAGTTGAGTTTTTTTAGTGGTTTCTATGAAAAACCTATCTCGTCAGAAGGCACAAAATTATATTTTTCCGGATCTATCAGTAATTCTGAACCAGGTTCTTCTCTTAAAGATTTTGAGGTGGTGGGTGAAAGTAAAACATTCACTCTTAGAATTTCGCATCCATTTATAAGATCAAGATCTGAAAACTTTAATGGTTATTTTGGTTACACAAATCGAGATACGGAAACAGAAATTTTAGGACAACTTGACTCAGAAGACCGTTTGCGTATTTTCAATCTTGGGATGTCTTATGATTTTGTTGACAAGTATCGGGGTGTCAACCTGGTGAGTTTTAACTTAAGCAGAGGTTTAGATATTTTCGATTCAACGGAAACAGGTTCGGAAAATTTGACTCGTTCTGCGGGGCACAGTGACTTCACCAAAATAACCGGTGAGGCGCTTCGTCTTCAACAGCTCGCACCTTCATGGATGCTGTTGGGATCCCTTTCCTGGCAATATTCGTTTGATAAATTACTGGCTTCCGAGGAATTTGGGGTGGGTGGCGCGCAGTATGGCCGGGCGTATGACTCTTCAGAAATTACCGGAGATCAGGGTTTGGCGTTTAAGTTCGAACTGCAAAAAGCTTTTCAACCTAAGAAAAAATATCTCAGGGGTTTACAGGCTTACACGTTTTTTGATTATGGGAAAGTTTGGAATCGCATCGAAACCGCCACGGGCTCCAAGACTCAGGATATCTATTCAATGGGACTTGGTGTCCGTTTCAACTTAACAGATGTGATATCTGGATACGTCGAATGGAATAAACCACTGGATGAAGATGTGTCTTCAGAAGGTAGTAAGGACGGAAGAGCATTTTTCAGTTTGTCGGCAAAGTTTTAG
- a CDS encoding filamentous hemagglutinin N-terminal domain-containing protein — MNVFELNQRAFPSGDAGGNEISNASASRLNSDGGHKGKSSLRNTRVGRRRVFHIPKKPGNTVIFLVSLLSYLVGIFPSMVFALPAGGTVQAGSATIDQTSSQKMTIHQSTEKAIIDWQAFGVGGSEHVDFQLSQGGVTLNRVTGNDVSQIYGKLTSNGDLWLINPNGILFGSNAQVDVNGLLATTSDISNTDFMDGNYNFGIPSDLSATVVNQGSITAAEGGLVALVAPGVQNMGIINARLGKVSLASGKTFTVDLYGDQLINLGVDSQVMGQVTGMDGEVLSSLVSNSGSVFADGGIVRLDVNAAQNIVDKVINMDGVIQARSVSEKNGAIILSGGEAGEVSVTGTLDASGYDEGETGGTVHVLGDILNFTGNGLIDVSGDMGGGTLLFGGDYQGQGTVPNATDVFIGPDTHIFADAVNNGNGGKVIFWADRRMRFFGIVKGRGGKYFGDGGFVEVSGKEELYFDGSVDTTAANGKTGTLLLDPDNLIIAKGSGASASGATTGTIYEATLEGATATTNVVLLATNSIILGKDSSEQISLDMQQTSGNSLTFKVTDGTISFSNTLSSVSTQGGDIIFDASGGLSLGSLTSNGGDISLKGSDLTLLNSATRLNAGTGNINITEAKLGDIGLGNATCTGTCGMTISNTDLGKMSGNKLIINGSSNNGAIYVDGVTQTTSTFTGGVELKDAHISGANGGIFFQGASTFSTLKASAVNGIDVNANLTTTAGALTLDGDSNNVVESVAPQDDLSIASGVTLTSASDISLSASTGGISAAGALTLSAPSSISLTGNLTVAGAASLTANSGITINNNITTSSGGALTVNANSSTLSLASGAALSSAGAMSLSAGSISSAGNLTLTSTGSTIDVNSALTSTGAVAMTASSGLSLNNSTLTGAGNITLQGGSGLTSVSGMGITSSGGNITLGASGGSITGNGALTLSSNGSITVSDTMTTAGAATFNANSGITLGSSFTANGAVTMDADLDNNGSGDFVISSGTLSTTNNALTVTANDLTLTGTINSGTGSTTINVSDGESLGIGNGLSGFGMIIDGTEQGNIAGTGDINILNSNITFSAGNSFSSTGSLTIGQSGGTITGQGALTLNGSNGLTINSSVTAAGNLSLDGDSNNSSNSNDRITLGSGVTLTSTAGSISLDATTGGISAAGAVNLNATNGITINNNFTSAGATTFDADTDNDGTGTLTNGSTLSTGNNTLSITASDLALSGTMNSGTAGTTILVSQSGDTIGLGTTGSMSLSNTELGNISAGSLTIGDGTNGNITVDGVLSANSDQFGTLTLNATASGSSVTFGTTDSSFQGLVVNSGDGITLSSNLTTNGTTTFNSDSNSSGTGSFTINSSKTLNTTNNALSITSKSLSLNTDGAINSGTAGTTLLVSQSGDTIGLGSGTGDYSLSSSDLNQIAASNLTIGNSTNGTITVDGVTSTSTPLTLVASSGASAINFSSTASSFSSLTLDAGTGGVGFGANVSTSGNLSVNSGGAITDTGTLSITGTSTFTTDVANQAITLDNTSNSFAGGVSLNTSGTGDATLTTNNAVTLSSSTIGGDLSVTVGGDNSLNVTGAGTAGGNINLLADDDILFTSEGDLTASSGITVTADNDLDQNGTGGAVTMADGTVFNSGSGTMALSADEDIALGLIQTSSSSDTAVTLTSTSGGVVDADTALPPSSTRLGANTSAWLDIDAANGRLVADVATGFGATNAIETRVKSVDIDNTKSGAVDIFEYDDLEVVKISNSGGGVEVSFEGLISGKTNCTASGACKFTRRDIRNELIPGTGKTLGQLADGTTPQQLKFNIFELKDQGLYEKTPVDHVAGSPRGPFTADLFSESFDLVELAEGSAGKFEGMEVSQSFWGDTRQPAMEVAKRKDLRRKNRSSQKTAKRKKRSGKKIGDTASITLNKPIKKMRKKPAAPRIQKTESGYLGYTR, encoded by the coding sequence ATGAACGTTTTTGAATTGAATCAGAGGGCTTTCCCCAGCGGAGACGCTGGTGGTAATGAAATTAGTAACGCCTCTGCTTCGCGATTAAACAGTGATGGTGGCCATAAAGGCAAAAGCTCTCTAAGAAATACGAGAGTGGGCAGGCGCAGGGTTTTTCATATTCCCAAAAAGCCTGGAAACACCGTTATCTTCCTGGTGTCATTGCTGTCGTATCTTGTCGGGATTTTCCCGTCAATGGTTTTCGCGCTTCCTGCTGGGGGAACGGTACAGGCCGGTTCGGCGACCATTGACCAGACCTCTTCCCAGAAAATGACCATTCATCAATCTACGGAAAAAGCCATTATTGATTGGCAAGCGTTCGGTGTGGGCGGCTCTGAACATGTCGACTTTCAACTGTCACAGGGCGGGGTCACACTCAATCGGGTAACGGGAAATGATGTATCGCAAATATATGGCAAGCTGACTTCTAACGGAGATCTCTGGTTGATCAATCCTAATGGAATTCTTTTTGGTTCCAATGCGCAGGTGGATGTTAATGGTTTGCTCGCGACCACCAGCGATATTTCCAACACAGATTTCATGGATGGCAATTATAACTTTGGCATTCCTTCCGATTTATCTGCGACAGTGGTCAATCAGGGTAGTATCACTGCCGCTGAAGGTGGACTGGTTGCTCTGGTTGCTCCCGGTGTCCAGAATATGGGAATCATTAACGCTCGTCTGGGCAAGGTGAGCCTGGCTTCTGGAAAAACTTTTACCGTGGATTTGTATGGAGATCAGCTCATCAACCTGGGAGTGGATAGCCAGGTGATGGGACAAGTGACAGGAATGGATGGAGAGGTTTTATCTTCTCTGGTTTCCAATAGTGGGAGTGTCTTTGCTGATGGCGGGATTGTTCGTCTGGATGTCAACGCGGCGCAGAACATTGTGGATAAGGTGATTAATATGGATGGGGTCATTCAGGCTCGTTCAGTATCTGAGAAAAATGGAGCCATCATCCTCTCCGGCGGCGAAGCAGGAGAAGTCAGTGTGACCGGAACACTCGATGCCTCGGGTTATGATGAAGGCGAAACGGGAGGTACTGTCCATGTCCTGGGTGACATACTGAATTTTACAGGGAATGGACTTATTGATGTTTCGGGTGATATGGGTGGCGGAACACTCCTTTTTGGTGGTGACTATCAGGGGCAGGGAACAGTACCTAATGCGACGGATGTATTTATCGGTCCCGATACACATATATTTGCGGATGCGGTGAACAATGGCAACGGGGGTAAAGTGATTTTCTGGGCCGATCGGCGCATGCGGTTTTTCGGCATTGTCAAAGGTCGGGGTGGTAAATATTTTGGCGATGGTGGGTTCGTAGAAGTTTCCGGAAAAGAAGAATTATATTTTGATGGTTCGGTGGATACCACTGCCGCCAACGGTAAAACAGGAACCCTGCTCCTTGATCCTGACAATCTCATTATTGCAAAGGGATCTGGCGCCAGTGCCAGTGGTGCAACCACTGGAACAATTTATGAGGCCACCCTTGAAGGTGCCACAGCGACCACCAACGTCGTTCTACTCGCTACCAACAGTATTATTTTGGGTAAGGATAGCAGTGAACAGATCAGTCTCGACATGCAGCAGACCAGTGGTAATTCTTTAACCTTCAAAGTCACGGATGGAACTATTAGCTTCTCAAATACTTTGAGTTCGGTATCCACACAAGGGGGAGATATTATTTTTGACGCATCGGGGGGGTTGTCTTTAGGGAGCCTGACGTCAAATGGTGGAGATATCTCGTTAAAAGGAAGTGACTTGACATTGCTCAATTCTGCAACAAGGCTGAATGCCGGGACAGGGAACATCAATATCACTGAAGCCAAACTGGGAGATATTGGGCTTGGCAACGCCACCTGCACGGGTACCTGTGGTATGACAATCAGCAACACAGATTTGGGCAAAATGAGCGGTAACAAGCTCATCATCAATGGCAGTTCAAATAACGGTGCTATATATGTAGATGGTGTGACGCAAACCACAAGTACTTTTACCGGTGGAGTGGAATTGAAAGACGCGCACATTTCTGGTGCTAATGGAGGAATATTTTTCCAGGGCGCGTCTACATTTTCAACCTTAAAAGCTTCTGCGGTGAATGGCATCGATGTCAATGCCAACCTGACAACGACAGCTGGAGCCTTGACTTTGGATGGGGACTCAAACAATGTTGTGGAGAGCGTGGCACCACAGGATGATCTGAGTATAGCCAGCGGGGTCACTTTAACCAGTGCGAGCGATATTTCTCTGAGTGCTTCCACTGGGGGAATTTCCGCGGCAGGGGCTTTAACTTTGTCCGCACCCTCCAGCATTTCACTGACCGGAAATCTGACTGTTGCCGGAGCGGCATCCTTGACCGCTAATTCTGGTATTACTATAAACAATAACATCACCACTTCATCCGGTGGGGCTTTAACTGTCAACGCAAATTCTTCAACCCTGTCTTTAGCAAGTGGAGCTGCTTTAAGTTCGGCAGGTGCAATGTCTTTGTCCGCAGGTAGTATTTCCTCTGCGGGAAACCTGACTCTTACTTCCACAGGTTCTACGATAGACGTTAACAGTGCCTTGACTTCTACAGGAGCAGTGGCAATGACTGCCAGCAGCGGGCTTTCCTTGAATAACAGTACACTGACCGGAGCGGGCAATATAACTCTTCAAGGTGGCAGCGGTTTAACTTCAGTCAGTGGTATGGGCATCACTTCATCGGGTGGCAATATCACGCTGGGTGCTTCGGGAGGAAGCATAACCGGGAACGGGGCTCTAACGCTTTCTTCAAATGGCAGTATTACGGTCAGTGACACGATGACAACAGCCGGTGCGGCGACATTCAATGCGAATTCAGGAATAACTCTTGGGTCCAGTTTCACTGCTAATGGCGCGGTGACTATGGATGCGGATCTGGATAATAATGGTTCCGGCGATTTTGTAATTTCATCGGGAACATTATCGACTACCAACAACGCGTTAACGGTAACTGCTAATGACCTTACTTTGACTGGAACCATTAATAGCGGTACCGGCTCGACCACCATCAATGTTTCAGACGGCGAATCTTTGGGAATTGGTAATGGATTATCTGGTTTTGGAATGATTATTGATGGAACGGAGCAGGGTAATATAGCCGGTACGGGCGATATCAACATTCTGAATAGCAACATCACTTTTTCTGCCGGCAACAGTTTTAGTTCGACAGGGAGCCTGACAATTGGTCAGAGCGGTGGGACAATAACCGGTCAGGGAGCCCTGACTTTAAACGGATCCAATGGATTAACTATCAACAGTAGTGTCACGGCGGCAGGGAACCTGTCTCTGGATGGAGACTCAAATAATTCGTCGAATTCGAATGACAGAATTACTCTGGGTTCTGGTGTAACGCTCACATCAACAGCAGGCTCTATTAGCCTGGATGCGACCACTGGTGGTATTTCCGCAGCTGGGGCTGTGAATCTAAACGCAACCAATGGAATCACTATCAATAACAACTTTACATCTGCGGGTGCCACGACATTTGATGCGGATACGGATAATGATGGAACGGGAACCCTCACTAATGGTTCAACACTGAGTACCGGAAATAATACTCTTTCCATTACAGCCTCAGACCTGGCCTTGAGCGGTACGATGAACAGTGGAACCGCTGGAACTACTATTTTAGTTTCGCAGTCAGGCGACACAATTGGATTGGGAACAACAGGAAGCATGAGCCTGAGTAATACCGAGCTTGGAAACATCTCGGCTGGAAGTCTTACCATTGGCGATGGAACAAATGGAAATATAACTGTCGATGGAGTGCTCTCTGCCAATAGCGACCAGTTTGGAACGCTTACTTTGAACGCTACGGCTTCCGGCTCATCAGTTACATTTGGAACTACGGACTCTTCTTTTCAAGGCTTGGTAGTGAACTCGGGTGATGGAATTACTCTATCGTCAAACCTCACCACCAATGGAACAACAACTTTTAATTCAGATTCAAACAGTTCCGGCACGGGAAGTTTTACGATCAATTCTTCTAAAACTCTCAACACAACCAATAATGCGTTGAGCATTACTTCTAAAAGCCTGTCTCTCAATACTGATGGAGCGATCAATTCTGGTACTGCTGGCACCACTCTACTGGTTTCCCAGTCAGGAGACACTATTGGGCTTGGAAGCGGAACGGGTGATTACTCTCTGAGCAGTTCTGATTTAAATCAGATTGCAGCGAGTAATTTAACTATAGGGAACTCAACAAACGGGACAATAACTGTGGATGGTGTGACTTCTACATCTACTCCACTTACCTTGGTAGCGAGTTCCGGTGCGAGCGCAATTAACTTTTCATCAACGGCTTCTTCTTTCAGCAGCCTGACTCTGGATGCGGGAACGGGTGGTGTGGGCTTTGGAGCAAATGTGTCCACTTCCGGAAACTTGAGCGTCAACTCGGGTGGAGCGATCACGGATACAGGAACTTTGTCCATAACAGGAACATCAACTTTTACGACGGATGTTGCCAATCAAGCTATCACTCTTGACAATACATCCAATTCGTTTGCAGGCGGGGTGAGCTTGAATACTTCAGGAACAGGTGATGCGACTTTAACCACCAACAACGCGGTGACTCTATCTTCTTCTACCATTGGTGGAGATCTCAGTGTAACGGTCGGTGGAGATAATTCTTTGAATGTGACAGGCGCGGGAACGGCCGGCGGTAATATTAACCTTCTGGCAGACGATGACATCCTTTTCACTTCCGAAGGAGACCTTACTGCCTCCTCTGGAATAACCGTTACTGCCGATAACGATCTTGACCAAAATGGAACTGGAGGAGCTGTGACTATGGCAGATGGAACTGTGTTTAACTCAGGTTCAGGAACAATGGCTCTTTCTGCCGATGAAGATATTGCGCTTGGCCTGATTCAGACCAGCAGTTCCTCGGATACGGCTGTGACGTTGACTTCGACCAGTGGAGGTGTGGTCGATGCGGATACAGCTTTACCGCCCAGTTCCACTAGGTTAGGAGCCAATACCAGTGCGTGGCTTGATATTGACGCGGCAAATGGCAGGCTGGTTGCAGATGTGGCAACAGGGTTCGGAGCGACTAATGCCATCGAGACGAGAGTTAAATCTGTAGATATAGACAATACAAAATCTGGAGCCGTCGACATATTCGAATATGATGATTTGGAAGTTGTTAAAATTAGCAATTCAGGAGGAGGTGTAGAGGTTTCATTTGAAGGGTTGATTTCCGGAAAAACAAATTGTACAGCATCTGGAGCCTGTAAGTTTACCCGGCGTGATATCCGTAACGAACTCATACCCGGTACGGGTAAGACTCTTGGTCAGCTTGCTGATGGCACCACACCACAACAACTGAAATTTAATATCTTCGAATTGAAGGATCAGGGACTTTACGAGAAGACACCGGTAGATCATGTTGCTGGTTCTCCCAGAGGACCATTCACAGCAGACCTTTTCAGTGAATCATTTGATTTGGTTGAGTTAGCAGAGGGATCTGCCGGAAAGTTTGAAGGAATGGAAGTGAGCCAATCTTTCTGGGGAGACACAAGGCAGCCCGCCATGGAAGTGGCCAAAAGAAAGGACTTAAGGAGAAAGAACCGGTCCAGCCAGAAAACCGCGAAGAGAAAAAAGAGAAGTGGAAAGAAAATTGGGGATACAGCTTCCATCACTTTGAATAAACCGATCAAAAAAATGCGAAAAAAACCAGCTGCACCACGTATACAGAAAACGGAATCGGGTTATCTGGGTTATACTCGTTAA
- a CDS encoding NAD+ synthase, which produces MARTTKKPSSSKKTVTIRVALAQVNALVGGFKVNAEKVKSACAQARKLGAEVVLFPELMVTGYPPEDLLLKKGFLEDSKKTLKKIASATRGLTAVVGFPEQQGKHLYNSAALLCDGKHVATARKVLLPNYGVFDEKRYFTEGEEPLRFSLKGVQIGLTICEDIWEEAGPGKSLSKHIDLLLNISSSPYHKGKGKARMKMIGQRAKTYKCPIAYVNLVGGQDELVFDGHSLVVGADGKTIAQANSFAEEIIYVDVALSPKKVKARATGIISCKAPASLSKAKKTAALPAFDYKNKSEEEEVYSALVLGTRDYIHKNRFSKVVLGLSGGIDSSLTAAVAVDALGPENVTGVLMPSPHSSKGSVDDSLELAKNLKIKTMTFPIVSAMKAYEYILKETFQDAESGLAEENLQARIRGNLLMALSNKFGWMVLTTGNKSEFSMGYCTLYGDMAGGFAVIKDVPKILVYDLCRWLNRENEIIPQNILTKEPSAELRPDQLDTDSLPPYDLLDPVLLKYIEEDASLEQIKVKGLSKSEIARIARLVDLNEYKRRQGPPGVKITPKAFGKDRRLPISRGTK; this is translated from the coding sequence ATGGCACGAACCACAAAAAAACCTTCTTCATCAAAGAAGACAGTCACCATCCGCGTTGCCCTGGCCCAGGTCAATGCCCTTGTTGGCGGTTTTAAAGTGAATGCCGAAAAGGTGAAATCTGCATGCGCCCAGGCCCGGAAACTGGGTGCGGAGGTGGTGCTGTTTCCTGAATTGATGGTAACTGGTTATCCGCCGGAGGATTTATTGCTGAAGAAAGGTTTTCTGGAAGACAGCAAAAAGACCCTGAAAAAAATCGCTTCGGCGACACGCGGCCTGACAGCCGTGGTCGGGTTTCCCGAACAGCAGGGAAAGCATCTATATAATTCTGCCGCGTTATTGTGTGATGGAAAACATGTGGCAACCGCACGCAAAGTTCTTTTGCCCAATTATGGTGTCTTCGATGAGAAACGTTATTTCACGGAAGGGGAGGAACCGCTCCGGTTTTCCTTGAAGGGTGTGCAAATCGGCCTCACCATCTGCGAAGACATCTGGGAAGAAGCGGGACCGGGAAAGTCTTTAAGCAAACACATAGACCTTCTGCTCAACATTTCTTCTTCGCCCTATCACAAGGGAAAAGGTAAAGCCCGCATGAAGATGATTGGCCAACGCGCGAAAACTTATAAATGTCCCATAGCTTACGTCAACCTGGTAGGCGGTCAAGATGAACTGGTGTTCGACGGTCACAGCCTGGTGGTGGGTGCCGATGGAAAAACCATCGCCCAGGCAAACTCGTTCGCGGAAGAAATTATTTATGTTGATGTGGCCCTGTCACCCAAAAAGGTTAAAGCCAGGGCGACAGGCATAATAAGTTGTAAAGCACCGGCCTCGTTGTCGAAGGCTAAAAAAACAGCCGCCTTGCCTGCCTTTGATTACAAAAATAAATCGGAAGAGGAAGAAGTCTATTCAGCCCTGGTGCTGGGCACCCGTGACTACATTCACAAAAACCGATTCTCCAAGGTGGTCCTTGGATTGAGCGGCGGCATCGATTCATCCCTGACCGCGGCGGTGGCGGTTGACGCGTTGGGGCCGGAAAATGTAACCGGTGTGCTGATGCCTTCCCCACATTCATCCAAGGGCAGTGTTGATGATTCGCTGGAACTTGCGAAAAATTTAAAAATAAAAACCATGACCTTTCCCATCGTATCGGCGATGAAGGCCTATGAGTACATTTTGAAAGAAACGTTCCAGGACGCAGAATCGGGGTTGGCAGAAGAAAACCTGCAGGCCCGCATTCGCGGCAATTTGCTGATGGCACTCTCAAACAAATTCGGCTGGATGGTTTTAACCACCGGCAACAAGAGCGAGTTCAGCATGGGTTATTGCACCCTCTACGGCGATATGGCTGGCGGGTTTGCGGTGATCAAAGATGTGCCGAAAATCCTGGTCTATGACCTTTGCCGCTGGTTGAATAGGGAGAATGAAATCATCCCGCAGAATATTCTCACCAAAGAACCCTCGGCAGAACTGCGACCCGACCAGTTGGACACAGACTCTCTTCCTCCTTATGACCTGCTTGATCCGGTGCTGTTGAAATATATTGAAGAAGACGCTTCTTTGGAGCAGATCAAGGTGAAGGGACTGTCCAAATCTGAAATCGCGCGTATCGCGCGGTTGGTGGATCTTAATGAATACAAACGCCGGCAGGGTCCGCCGGGCGTAAAAATCACCCCCAAAGCCTTCGGCAAAGACAGGCGACTGCCTATTTCACGTGGGACAAAATAA
- the elbB gene encoding isoprenoid biosynthesis glyoxalase ElbB → MMKKIGVVLSGCGVFDGAEIHESVITLLAIDRAGAQAVCMAPNVDQMHVVNHLTGEEAAGEKRNVLVEAARIARGEIKDIATVKADDIDALVFPGGFGAAKNLSTFAVKGENCDVHPEVMRLVKEFAAKQKPQAALCIAPAMMAKIYEDAPSKPTLTIGNDKDCSGKMETLGTTHQDCSARDFVFDEQNNIVSTPAYMLGQSISEVAEGIEKTINKLVEVTE, encoded by the coding sequence ATAATGAAAAAGATTGGTGTGGTGCTTTCAGGATGCGGAGTGTTTGACGGCGCGGAGATTCACGAGTCGGTCATCACTCTTTTGGCGATTGACCGTGCGGGTGCCCAGGCGGTGTGCATGGCACCCAATGTCGACCAGATGCATGTGGTCAACCACCTTACGGGTGAAGAAGCGGCGGGCGAAAAACGCAACGTACTCGTTGAAGCGGCACGCATTGCCAGAGGCGAGATTAAAGATATCGCTACCGTCAAAGCAGATGACATTGACGCGTTGGTGTTCCCCGGCGGATTCGGCGCGGCCAAGAATCTCTCAACCTTTGCGGTCAAAGGTGAAAACTGCGATGTGCATCCGGAAGTCATGCGGCTGGTGAAAGAGTTTGCCGCCAAACAAAAACCGCAAGCGGCGTTATGCATTGCCCCGGCGATGATGGCGAAAATCTATGAAGACGCTCCCAGTAAACCCACTCTGACCATTGGTAATGACAAGGACTGTAGCGGTAAGATGGAAACATTGGGAACCACGCACCAGGATTGTTCTGCACGGGATTTTGTCTTCGATGAGCAGAACAATATTGTCTCGACCCCGGCTTATATGCTGGGACAAAGCATCTCGGAAGTCGCCGAAGGCATTGAAAAAACCATCAATAAGCTGGTGGAAGTGACTGAATAA